A single region of the Salarchaeum japonicum genome encodes:
- a CDS encoding DUF7526 family protein: METFSAEVMHVVGPEERDDHDLTPYLERISEDRYVLVVRKGGAPSWLDRVVAFLRRDSIEAVTVVADDEYEEGDELHVTATETEMAGVFDATEIREE; this comes from the coding sequence ATGGAGACGTTCAGCGCGGAAGTCATGCACGTCGTCGGCCCCGAGGAGCGCGACGACCACGACCTCACGCCGTACCTCGAACGCATCAGCGAGGACCGCTACGTCCTCGTCGTTCGCAAGGGCGGCGCTCCATCCTGGCTCGACCGCGTCGTCGCGTTCCTCCGCCGCGACTCCATCGAAGCCGTCACCGTCGTCGCGGACGACGAGTACGAGGAAGGCGACGAACTCCACGTCACCGCCACGGAAACCGAGATGGCGGGCGTGTTCGACGCGACCGAGATACGGGAAGAATAG
- a CDS encoding CBS domain-containing protein, producing the protein MHLPTPQDLRERRTALELTQSELADRAGVSQPLIARIEGGDVDPRLSTLRRIVDALNEAEGDVVRARTLMHDEVVHVGPDDPVKRAVEKMQDAGYSQLPVITNGVPVGSISESDIVHAGENVGDQPVRDVMSESFPTVSPDATLEEVSSLLDHYTAVIVTEEGSSVGIITQADVAARIS; encoded by the coding sequence ATGCACCTCCCGACCCCCCAGGACTTGCGGGAGCGTCGGACCGCGCTCGAACTCACGCAGAGCGAACTCGCCGACCGCGCGGGCGTCTCCCAGCCCCTCATCGCCCGCATCGAGGGCGGCGACGTCGACCCCCGCCTCTCGACCCTCCGCCGCATCGTGGACGCCCTCAACGAGGCGGAAGGCGACGTGGTTCGGGCGCGCACACTGATGCACGACGAGGTCGTGCACGTCGGCCCCGACGACCCCGTGAAGCGCGCCGTCGAGAAGATGCAGGACGCGGGGTACAGCCAGCTTCCCGTCATCACGAACGGCGTGCCCGTGGGGAGCATCAGCGAGAGCGACATCGTGCACGCGGGCGAGAACGTCGGCGACCAGCCCGTGCGCGACGTGATGAGCGAGAGCTTCCCGACCGTCTCGCCGGACGCGACCCTCGAAGAGGTGTCGAGCCTCCTCGACCACTACACGGCCGTCATCGTCACCGAGGAGGGATCCTCGGTCGGCATCATCACGCAGGCCGACGTGGCGGCCCGCATCTCCTGA
- the glpK gene encoding glycerol kinase GlpK: MYVGAIDQGTTGTRFLVFDRDASVVAGAYETHEQHYPEPAWVEHDPGELWANTQSVVESALADAGIAPADLAAIGVTNQRETTVLWDAETGDPVHDAIVWQDRRTTERIEGLSDDLSAYVQETTGLEPDAYFSASKLEWLLENADPIEPTRSATRSVRERAESGEVLFGTIDSWLIYKLTGEHVTDVTNASRTMLYDIHDCAWDDRLLAEFDVPRACLPDVRPSSDDEYYGYTDPGGFLGAQVPVAGALGDQQAALFGQACFDPGDAKNTYGTGSFFLLNTGETPVESTHGLLTTIGFQRRGEPVQYALEGSIFATGAAIEWLNDVSLVEDAGETESLARAVDGTDGVYVVPAFTGLGAPHWDPRARGTIVGLTRGTRREHVVRATLEAIAYQTRDVAEAMLADSDVSLSTLRVDGGAVKNDFLCQLIADVLDTDIDRPVVDETTALGAAYAAGLAADYWRDLDALRENRRTDRAFTPRDGDWDAKYDRWQDAVERSRDWATESP, translated from the coding sequence ATGTACGTCGGGGCGATAGACCAGGGAACGACGGGCACTCGGTTTCTGGTGTTCGACCGGGACGCGTCCGTGGTCGCGGGCGCGTACGAGACCCACGAGCAGCACTATCCGGAGCCGGCCTGGGTGGAGCACGACCCGGGCGAGCTCTGGGCGAACACGCAGTCGGTGGTGGAGTCGGCGCTCGCGGACGCCGGTATCGCGCCCGCCGACCTCGCGGCTATCGGCGTGACGAACCAGCGCGAGACGACGGTGCTCTGGGACGCGGAGACCGGCGACCCGGTTCACGACGCCATCGTCTGGCAGGACCGCCGAACCACCGAACGCATCGAGGGGCTGAGCGACGACCTCAGCGCGTACGTGCAGGAGACGACGGGCCTGGAGCCGGACGCGTACTTCTCCGCGTCGAAACTGGAGTGGCTGTTGGAGAACGCAGACCCCATCGAACCGACGCGCTCGGCCACCCGGAGCGTCCGCGAGCGCGCCGAGTCGGGTGAGGTGCTGTTCGGCACAATCGATTCGTGGCTTATCTACAAGCTCACCGGTGAGCACGTCACCGATGTCACGAACGCGAGTCGGACGATGCTGTACGACATCCACGACTGCGCGTGGGACGACCGGTTGCTCGCGGAGTTCGACGTGCCGCGCGCCTGCCTCCCCGATGTCCGGCCGTCCTCCGACGACGAGTACTATGGGTACACCGACCCCGGCGGCTTCCTCGGTGCACAGGTTCCCGTGGCGGGCGCGCTCGGCGACCAGCAGGCCGCCCTCTTCGGGCAGGCGTGCTTCGACCCCGGCGACGCGAAGAACACCTACGGCACCGGCTCCTTTTTCCTCCTCAACACCGGCGAGACGCCCGTCGAGTCCACGCACGGCCTCCTCACCACAATCGGCTTCCAGCGGCGCGGCGAACCCGTGCAGTACGCGCTCGAAGGCTCCATCTTCGCGACCGGCGCGGCCATCGAGTGGCTGAACGACGTGTCACTCGTCGAGGACGCAGGCGAGACCGAGTCGCTCGCGCGCGCCGTGGACGGCACGGACGGCGTCTACGTCGTCCCCGCCTTCACCGGGTTGGGCGCGCCGCACTGGGACCCGCGCGCCCGCGGCACCATCGTCGGCCTCACCCGCGGCACCCGCCGCGAACACGTCGTGCGCGCCACGCTCGAAGCCATCGCCTACCAGACCCGTGACGTGGCGGAGGCGATGCTCGCGGACAGCGACGTGTCCCTCTCCACCCTCCGCGTGGACGGCGGCGCGGTGAAGAACGACTTCCTCTGCCAGCTCATCGCGGACGTGCTCGACACCGACATCGACCGGCCCGTCGTGGACGAGACGACGGCGCTCGGCGCGGCGTACGCCGCCGGCCTGGCCGCCGACTACTGGCGCGACCTCGACGCCCTCCGCGAGAACCGCCGCACCGACCGCGCGTTCACCCCGCGGGACGGCGACTGGGACGCCAAGTACGACCGCTGGCAGGACGCCGTCGAACGGTCGCGCGACTGGGCGACCGAGAGTCCTTAA
- the purM gene encoding phosphoribosylformylglycinamidine cyclo-ligase, producing the protein MTDEEELTYADAGVDIDASEAATAALVSQVGGNDTTEYAGLIDIGDQYLALATDGVGTKLLVAEALGDYSTVGIDCIAMNVNDLVAAGVTPVAFVDYLAVDEPSETFSEQIGAGLARGAEDAGVALVGGETAVMPEVVSGLDLAGTAAGLATEDEVFPGEAEAGDVLVGFESSGIHSNGLTLAREAATRDGDYTDPYPYDGYDTVGEALLEPTRLYTYLLDDLHEHDVHAAAHVTGGGWTNLSRMGDYRYSILDPFDAQDVFAFVQERGSVSDAEMHRTFNMGTGFVVALPPEEAESLADATDGRVIGSVEEGEGVAVRGLTLD; encoded by the coding sequence ATGACTGACGAGGAGGAACTCACGTACGCCGACGCCGGAGTCGACATCGACGCGAGCGAGGCCGCGACCGCCGCGCTCGTCTCCCAGGTCGGCGGGAACGACACCACCGAGTACGCCGGCCTCATCGACATCGGCGACCAGTACCTCGCGCTCGCCACTGACGGCGTCGGCACCAAACTCCTCGTCGCCGAGGCGCTCGGCGACTACAGCACGGTCGGCATCGACTGCATCGCGATGAACGTCAACGACCTCGTCGCCGCCGGCGTCACCCCCGTCGCGTTCGTGGACTACCTCGCGGTGGACGAACCCAGCGAGACGTTCTCCGAACAGATAGGCGCGGGACTCGCCCGGGGCGCGGAGGACGCCGGCGTCGCGCTCGTCGGCGGCGAGACCGCCGTGATGCCGGAAGTCGTGTCCGGTCTCGACCTCGCCGGAACGGCCGCCGGCCTCGCCACCGAGGACGAGGTGTTCCCCGGGGAGGCCGAGGCGGGCGACGTGCTCGTCGGCTTCGAGTCCTCCGGCATCCACTCGAACGGCCTCACGCTCGCCCGCGAGGCCGCGACCCGCGACGGCGACTACACCGACCCCTACCCCTACGATGGCTACGACACGGTCGGGGAGGCGCTCCTCGAACCGACCCGGCTCTACACGTACCTCCTCGACGACCTGCACGAACACGACGTGCACGCCGCCGCGCACGTCACCGGCGGCGGGTGGACGAACCTCTCCCGGATGGGCGACTACCGGTACTCGATTCTCGACCCCTTCGACGCCCAGGACGTCTTCGCGTTCGTGCAGGAGCGCGGGTCGGTCTCCGACGCGGAGATGCATCGCACGTTCAACATGGGCACGGGGTTCGTCGTCGCGCTCCCGCCCGAGGAGGCGGAGTCGCTGGCGGACGCGACGGACGGCCGCGTCATCGGCTCCGTCGAAGAGGGTGAGGGCGTTGCGGTGCGCGGCCTCACACTCGACTGA
- a CDS encoding acyl-CoA thioesterase: protein MPSVMETYVENREMVQPNHANTHGTAHGGNVMKWMDEIGAMSAMRFAGEEVVTARMNQVNFDRPIPVGDTALIEAYVYAAGSTSMRVRLRTFRENPRTGEREQTTESFFVYVAVNDDGRPTTVPDLTVESEEGEAYRDAALEGEDE from the coding sequence ATGCCTTCGGTGATGGAAACGTACGTGGAGAACCGGGAGATGGTGCAGCCGAACCACGCGAACACGCACGGCACCGCGCACGGCGGGAACGTGATGAAGTGGATGGACGAGATCGGCGCGATGAGCGCGATGCGCTTCGCGGGCGAGGAGGTCGTCACGGCGCGCATGAACCAGGTGAACTTCGACCGCCCGATTCCCGTGGGGGACACGGCGCTCATCGAGGCGTACGTGTACGCGGCGGGGTCGACGAGCATGCGCGTCCGCCTGCGGACGTTCCGGGAGAACCCGCGGACGGGCGAGCGCGAGCAGACCACCGAATCCTTCTTCGTGTACGTGGCGGTGAACGACGACGGCCGTCCGACCACCGTCCCCGACCTCACGGTCGAGAGCGAGGAGGGCGAGGCGTACCGGGACGCGGCGCTGGAGGGCGAGGACGAATGA
- the psmB gene encoding archaeal proteasome endopeptidase complex subunit beta codes for MYNPSRGSDFARNTAKFEDATQNPYEPQVGELPQNDMTEKEVNQIESETTIVGIAADDGVIMASDQRASLGGRVIYNKDVQKVEEIQENAALAISGSVGGAQSFIRSLRAEANLYEARRGEKMSINALATISANMLRGGPFFVVVPILGGVDEDGSHVYSLDPGGSSMQDDYTAQGSGMPYALGSLENNYEDGLTMDEAETVAAKAVKAASERDAASGNGIHITRITENNVDIVGHEDFDDLL; via the coding sequence ATGTATAACCCGAGCAGAGGCTCCGACTTCGCGCGGAACACCGCGAAATTCGAGGACGCCACGCAGAACCCCTACGAACCCCAGGTCGGGGAACTCCCCCAGAACGACATGACCGAAAAAGAGGTCAACCAGATCGAATCCGAGACCACCATCGTCGGCATCGCCGCCGACGACGGCGTCATCATGGCGTCCGACCAGCGCGCGAGCCTCGGCGGCCGCGTCATCTACAACAAGGACGTCCAGAAAGTCGAAGAAATCCAGGAGAACGCCGCGCTCGCCATCTCCGGCAGCGTCGGCGGCGCACAGTCCTTCATCCGAAGCCTCCGCGCCGAAGCGAACCTCTACGAGGCCCGCCGCGGCGAGAAGATGAGCATCAACGCCCTCGCCACCATCTCCGCGAACATGCTCCGCGGCGGCCCCTTCTTCGTCGTCGTCCCCATCCTCGGCGGCGTCGACGAAGACGGCTCCCACGTCTACAGCCTCGACCCCGGCGGAAGCAGCATGCAGGACGACTACACCGCACAGGGCTCCGGCATGCCGTACGCCCTCGGCAGCCTCGAAAACAACTACGAGGACGGCCTCACCATGGACGAAGCCGAAACCGTCGCCGCCAAAGCCGTCAAGGCCGCCAGCGAACGCGACGCCGCCTCCGGCAACGGCATCCACATCACCCGCATCACCGAGAACAACGTCGACATCGTCGGCCACGAAGACTTCGACGACCTATTATAA
- a CDS encoding oligosaccharide flippase family protein: MSDEGDIADAAFGVQAGFGFAGKAATAVVGFVGSVVLARALGPSDYGLFYVALSAAAFFVNPVTGWATACKKRLTEPEFAVDEAVGSLAVAVAVLALVGVPMGYVVVDAVTANPVLPLAVPVLFVPLAAYRSSTTLLSGRANFALADWAVVVETAVTTIAQVVFVLLGFGLWGMIGGAVTGALVVLPVVYRWLGVRARLPSRESLRSVAAFSKWSIPRGFVGTGLSQMDVLLLGWLAASSAAGDYQVALKVSMPATFVSGAITAGLMGRVSALAGRSGGDWTPDFRNALSTGSVLAVPIFVGSLVLAEPIVVTAFGGAYAGAGAFLVGLAAYRLLETQTAPRGAVLGGLDRPDLGLWVSAAELAINVALGLALWYAYGPLGIVAATVVTQSFAYAANTLLVRRLTDVDVVVTRPFLAQLGAGAVMGGVVLAAKSSVGPGGWLPVVGVVALGALVYFVVLFAVSTYHRETVRGIYADLAGSRDGGL; this comes from the coding sequence ATGAGCGACGAGGGCGACATCGCGGACGCCGCGTTCGGCGTGCAGGCCGGGTTCGGGTTCGCGGGGAAGGCCGCGACGGCGGTCGTGGGGTTCGTCGGGTCGGTGGTGCTGGCGCGCGCCCTCGGACCGAGCGACTACGGCCTGTTCTACGTCGCGCTCTCCGCCGCCGCGTTCTTCGTGAACCCCGTGACTGGATGGGCGACGGCGTGCAAGAAGCGGCTGACGGAACCGGAGTTTGCGGTGGACGAGGCGGTGGGGTCGCTCGCGGTCGCGGTCGCCGTGCTCGCCCTTGTCGGCGTGCCGATGGGGTACGTCGTGGTGGACGCGGTGACGGCGAACCCGGTGTTGCCGCTCGCGGTTCCCGTGCTGTTCGTGCCGCTCGCGGCGTACCGGTCGTCCACGACCCTGCTCTCGGGGCGTGCGAATTTCGCGCTCGCGGACTGGGCGGTCGTCGTCGAGACCGCCGTGACGACGATTGCGCAAGTCGTGTTCGTTCTCCTCGGGTTCGGCCTCTGGGGAATGATTGGGGGTGCCGTGACGGGTGCGCTGGTCGTCCTTCCCGTCGTGTACCGGTGGCTCGGCGTCCGGGCGCGTCTTCCCTCTCGGGAGTCGCTGCGGTCGGTCGCGGCGTTCTCGAAGTGGTCGATTCCGCGCGGGTTCGTCGGCACCGGTCTCTCCCAGATGGACGTCCTGCTCCTCGGGTGGCTGGCGGCGTCGAGCGCGGCGGGCGACTACCAGGTCGCGCTGAAGGTGTCGATGCCGGCGACGTTCGTCTCCGGCGCGATCACGGCGGGGTTGATGGGGCGGGTGTCGGCGCTCGCGGGCCGGTCGGGCGGCGACTGGACGCCGGACTTCCGGAACGCGCTCTCGACGGGGAGCGTGCTCGCCGTCCCCATCTTCGTCGGGAGTCTCGTGCTCGCGGAACCCATCGTCGTGACGGCGTTCGGCGGCGCGTACGCGGGCGCTGGCGCGTTCCTCGTCGGTCTCGCGGCGTACCGATTGCTCGAAACGCAGACCGCGCCCCGCGGGGCCGTGCTCGGCGGGCTCGACCGCCCCGACCTCGGTTTATGGGTGTCAGCCGCCGAACTCGCTATCAACGTCGCGCTCGGGCTCGCGCTCTGGTACGCGTACGGCCCGCTCGGAATCGTCGCCGCAACCGTGGTGACGCAGTCGTTCGCGTACGCCGCGAACACGCTTCTCGTCCGCCGCCTCACCGACGTGGACGTCGTCGTGACGCGGCCGTTCCTCGCGCAACTCGGAGCCGGCGCGGTGATGGGCGGTGTCGTGCTCGCGGCGAAATCCAGCGTCGGCCCCGGCGGCTGGCTCCCGGTTGTCGGCGTCGTGGCGCTCGGCGCGCTCGTCTACTTCGTCGTGCTGTTCGCGGTCTCGACCTACCACCGCGAGACCGTGCGCGGCATCTACGCAGACCTCGCCGGGTCGCGTGACGGCGGCCTCTAA
- a CDS encoding DUF555 domain-containing protein — MSNYVVAMEAAWLVRDVDNSDDAIGVAVSEAGKRLNQQDLDYVEVEAGLTSCPACGEPLDAAFLAAGTALVGLVLELTVFNADSEEHASRIAKSEVGGALRDVPLEVIEVVEEAEDADEDA; from the coding sequence ATGAGCAACTACGTCGTGGCGATGGAGGCAGCGTGGCTGGTTCGTGACGTCGATAACTCGGACGACGCCATCGGTGTCGCGGTGAGCGAGGCAGGCAAGCGCCTGAACCAACAGGACCTCGATTACGTCGAGGTCGAAGCCGGGCTGACGAGCTGTCCCGCGTGCGGGGAGCCGCTGGACGCGGCGTTCCTCGCGGCGGGCACCGCGCTCGTCGGGCTCGTGCTGGAGCTCACCGTGTTCAACGCGGACTCCGAGGAGCACGCGTCGCGCATCGCGAAGTCCGAGGTCGGCGGCGCGCTCCGCGACGTTCCCCTCGAAGTCATTGAGGTCGTCGAGGAGGCCGAGGACGCCGACGAGGACGCGTAA
- a CDS encoding zinc metalloprotease, whose translation MNYSRRELRDLAVAWLALGLAFGLLLSPISATRLDVVVSTEFLLLFVVSLVTAGVGFLGHELAHKAVAVHFGQHAEFRADYGMLLLAIAGGLAGFLFAAPGAVHHAGRITSRQRGLVALAGPVANLAMAAVFFALTPLSAVAEYGVLINVLLAGFNMLPFGPLDGNTVRKWNLGVYVAVAAPSILLALRLLGFV comes from the coding sequence ATGAACTACAGCCGACGCGAACTCAGAGACCTCGCCGTCGCCTGGCTCGCGCTCGGGCTCGCGTTCGGCCTCCTGCTCTCCCCCATCAGCGCCACCCGCCTCGACGTAGTGGTTTCGACGGAGTTCCTGCTCCTGTTCGTCGTCAGTCTCGTGACGGCGGGCGTCGGCTTCCTCGGCCACGAACTCGCGCACAAGGCCGTCGCCGTCCACTTCGGCCAGCACGCCGAGTTCCGCGCGGACTACGGGATGCTGTTGCTCGCCATCGCGGGCGGCCTCGCCGGCTTCCTGTTCGCCGCGCCCGGCGCGGTTCACCACGCTGGCCGCATCACCAGCCGTCAGCGCGGCCTCGTCGCGCTCGCCGGCCCCGTCGCGAACCTCGCGATGGCCGCCGTCTTCTTCGCGCTCACCCCGCTCTCCGCCGTCGCCGAGTACGGCGTCCTCATCAACGTCCTACTCGCGGGCTTCAACATGCTCCCGTTCGGCCCGCTCGACGGCAACACCGTCAGAAAGTGGAACCTCGGCGTCTACGTCGCAGTCGCCGCGCCCTCCATCCTGCTCGCGCTCCGCCTGCTCGGATTCGTCTAA
- a CDS encoding TVP38/TMEM64 family protein: MRSLRLFRSHEARRSALVALVGLLAALLVLAAVFARLDVFSTPAELRAFLDSFGRATPVAFVLLQAMQVVAAPVPGQVLSFVSGYLFGPLWGTAYSVLGASIGSYAAFWLSRRYGRPYVERIVADDAFEWFETVTAENGLLALFLVFLIPGLPDDVLCFVAGLTDLDLKKMTVAAALGRIPGFFFAALAGSNAAAGDYASAIVIAAALGLAGLVCWVYRERVRAALSRV, encoded by the coding sequence ATGCGGTCGCTCCGGCTGTTCCGCTCGCACGAGGCGCGGCGGAGCGCGCTCGTCGCGCTCGTCGGGCTTCTCGCGGCCCTCCTCGTGCTCGCGGCGGTGTTCGCGCGCCTCGACGTGTTCTCGACGCCCGCGGAGCTCCGCGCGTTCCTCGACTCGTTCGGCCGCGCGACCCCGGTCGCGTTCGTCCTCCTGCAGGCGATGCAGGTCGTCGCCGCGCCCGTTCCCGGCCAGGTGCTGTCGTTCGTCTCCGGCTACCTCTTCGGGCCGCTCTGGGGTACCGCGTACAGCGTGCTCGGCGCGAGCATCGGGAGTTACGCCGCGTTCTGGCTCTCCCGGCGGTACGGCCGGCCGTACGTCGAGCGCATCGTCGCCGACGACGCCTTCGAGTGGTTCGAGACCGTCACCGCCGAGAACGGCCTGCTCGCGCTCTTTCTCGTCTTCCTGATTCCCGGGCTCCCGGACGACGTGCTGTGTTTCGTCGCCGGACTCACCGACCTCGACCTGAAGAAGATGACCGTCGCCGCGGCGCTCGGCCGGATTCCCGGGTTCTTCTTCGCGGCGCTCGCCGGGTCGAACGCCGCCGCGGGCGACTACGCGAGCGCCATCGTCATCGCCGCCGCGCTCGGTCTCGCCGGTCTCGTCTGCTGGGTGTACCGCGAGCGGGTTCGGGCGGCGCTCAGTCGAGTGTGA
- a CDS encoding TraB/GumN family protein: MSDESREGSVHLVGTAHVSSESVETVEREIEERDPDVVAVELDEGRYRQMKGDAPDDIDPKDLLRGSMAFQFLAYWLLSYVQQRMGERFDVSPGADMLAAVDTAEALGIDVALVDRNIQVTIQRFWTRMGFVEKLRMVGGLAFGLADPWTLGLALGFTGGGLLGLVVELLAGPFVLAGGGLLGVLTMLVEVVAIAAAVALVVGTVLGLLFARTGGEEEYEELDMEDLTDTDVVSAMMEEFRRFSPRGAEALIDERDAYLAHNILALRQQGKDVLAVIGAGHVEGVKGYLDNPETLPPMESLQGREEKRFSLAKLFGFLLTVGFLVFFLLLLMSGISNQDLLRVFLAWVVFNGAFAFTLALVGGARIRSATVGGLVAWLTSLNPLLAPGWFAGYVELRYTPVSIGDISTLNEIMADEDAPIGDLLARMREVPLFKLIAVVALTNVGSMIASFLFPFVVLPYLGGPFDSLGELTAAMRAGIANSIDLIVSLL; the protein is encoded by the coding sequence ATGAGCGACGAGTCCCGCGAGGGGTCGGTTCACCTCGTCGGCACCGCGCACGTCTCCTCGGAGTCCGTCGAAACCGTCGAGCGCGAAATCGAGGAGCGCGACCCGGACGTGGTCGCCGTCGAACTCGACGAGGGCCGGTACCGACAGATGAAGGGCGACGCGCCCGACGACATCGACCCCAAAGACCTCCTCCGCGGGAGCATGGCGTTCCAGTTCCTCGCGTACTGGCTCCTCTCCTACGTCCAGCAACGCATGGGCGAGCGCTTCGACGTGAGCCCGGGCGCGGACATGCTCGCCGCCGTGGACACCGCGGAAGCGCTCGGCATCGACGTCGCCCTGGTAGACCGGAACATCCAGGTGACGATTCAGCGGTTCTGGACGCGCATGGGGTTCGTGGAGAAACTCCGGATGGTCGGCGGGCTCGCGTTCGGCCTCGCCGACCCGTGGACGCTCGGGCTGGCGCTCGGGTTCACCGGCGGCGGCTTGCTCGGCCTCGTGGTCGAACTGCTCGCGGGGCCGTTCGTGCTCGCGGGCGGCGGCCTGCTCGGCGTGCTCACGATGCTCGTCGAAGTCGTCGCCATCGCCGCCGCCGTCGCGCTCGTCGTCGGCACCGTCCTCGGACTGCTGTTCGCGCGCACCGGCGGCGAGGAGGAGTACGAGGAACTCGACATGGAGGACCTCACCGACACGGACGTGGTGAGCGCGATGATGGAGGAGTTCCGGCGGTTCAGCCCCCGGGGCGCGGAAGCCCTCATCGACGAACGCGACGCCTACCTCGCGCACAACATCCTCGCGCTCCGCCAGCAGGGCAAGGACGTGCTCGCCGTCATCGGCGCGGGCCACGTCGAGGGCGTCAAGGGCTACCTCGACAACCCCGAGACCCTGCCGCCGATGGAGAGCCTGCAGGGCCGCGAGGAGAAGCGGTTCTCGCTCGCGAAACTGTTCGGCTTCCTGCTCACCGTCGGCTTCCTCGTGTTCTTCCTCCTCCTGCTGATGAGCGGTATCAGCAACCAAGACCTCCTCCGCGTGTTCCTCGCGTGGGTCGTGTTCAACGGCGCGTTCGCGTTCACGCTCGCGCTCGTCGGCGGCGCACGCATCCGGAGCGCGACCGTCGGCGGCCTCGTCGCGTGGCTCACCAGCCTCAACCCCCTGCTCGCGCCCGGGTGGTTCGCGGGTTACGTCGAACTCCGGTACACGCCCGTCTCCATCGGCGACATCAGCACGCTCAACGAAATCATGGCCGACGAGGACGCCCCCATCGGCGACCTCCTCGCGCGGATGCGGGAGGTGCCGCTGTTCAAACTCATCGCCGTCGTCGCGCTCACCAACGTCGGGAGCATGATAGCGAGCTTCCTCTTCCCGTTCGTCGTCCTCCCCTACCTCGGCGGCCCCTTCGACTCCCTCGGCGAACTCACCGCCGCGATGAGAGCGGGTATCGCGAACAGCATCGACCTCATCGTCTCCCTCCTATGA